CGGGGTGTTCGCCGGGCTGGCCGGATCGCTGGGCGCGCTGGCCGCGGTCGCGGTGACGTCGGCGGCGATGCGCTCCCGGCGCAACCGCACCGTATTCGCCGCCGCGGTGCTGTTCTTGGTCGCGCTGTCGTTCGCCAGCGTCAACGGCTGGTGGTATGTGTCCAATTTTGGTGTGCCATGGTCGAATTCGTTTCCAGCGTGGCATTACGCCTTTGCCACGATGTTGCTGGGGCTGACCGTGCTGGTGCTGCTGCTGGCGGCCTGGTTCCATTTCGTCGCCCCGGACTCGGCCAGGTTTCACGAGCCACCCAAAACCCGGATCGGGGCGCGAGTGGCCGGAATCATCCAGTCCCCGTTGGCAATTGCGGCGTGGGCGCTGGTGATCTTCGAGGTGGCATCGCTGACCCTGGCGATGACGGCCCAGTACCCCGCATGGTCGGTGGGCCGGTCCAACCTGCAGGCTCTGGCCGGTCGGTCGTGCGGGCTGGCCGAGGACGTGATGGTGGAGCCGGATCCCAATGCCGGCATGTTGCCGCCGGTGAGCGCGTCGGTGGCCGACGCCCTGGGAGCGGGTTTGTCGGAAGCCTTTACCCCCAACGGCATTCCCGCCGACGTCCGCGCCGACCCGGTGATGGAGCGTCCGGGCGACCGTAGCTTTATCAACGACGACAGGCTGATCACCGGCGCCGAGGCCGGCACCGAGGGCGGCACCAACCCGGCGCCGGGAATCAACGGTTCGGTTGCCCAGCTGCCCTACAACCTGGATCCCGCGCGCACGCCTGTGCTGGGCAGCTGGCGGTCCGGCATCCAGGTGCCCGCCCGGCTGCGGTCGGGCTGGTACCGGCTGCCCGCGCGGGACAAGGCGGGGCCGCTGCTGGTGGTCAGTGCGGCCGGCCGCTTCGACCCGCGCGAGGTCCAGGTGCAGTGGGCCACCGACGGTGAAGCGGCCAACGGACATTTCGGCGGGTCATTCCAATTCGCCGACGTCGGGGCCTCGCCGGCCTGGCGCAACTTGCGGCTACCGCTGTCCGCGATCCCGGCCACCGCCACCCAAATCCGCCTGGTCGCCGACGACGAAGACCTGGCGCCGCAGCACTGGATCGCGCTTACCCCGCCGCGGATTCCGCGGTTGCGCACGCTGCAGGATGTGGTCGGTTCCCACGACCCGGTGTTCCTGGACTGGCTGGTCGGTCTGGCGTTCCCCTGCCAGCGACCGTTCGGCCACCAAAACGGCGTCGATGAAACACCGAAATGGCGCATCCTGCCGGACCGATTCGGCGCCGAGGCCAATTCGCCGGTGATGGACAACAACGGCGGCGGCCCGCTGGGCGTCACCGAGTTGCTGGTGAAAGCGACCACGGTGGCCAGTTATCTGAAAGACGACTGGTCGCGGGACTGGGGCGCCTTGCAACGGTTGACGCCCTACTATCCCAACGCCCAGCCCGCCCGTCTGCAGCTGGGGACGGCGACGCGCAGCGGTCTGTGGAACCCGGGGCCGCTTCGCCATTAGGGGCTCACGACACGAAGGGTATGCACGGCGAGGGATGCCCCAGGGGAATCCTGGTCGAGGCGATCCGGCTGTCATGTCGTTGTGGACGACGGGTCGCCAATAAACGGATTGGCCCCCTTCTCGGTGAAGGGGGCCAATCGCCGTTGGCGGTCATCGGCTCGCATCGGCGACCACCGCCGGGCTTAGAGCGCCGCGAGCAGTTGCATGACCAACGTCGCAAGGTGGCTTGCCAACGATGCCGCAGCGCCGCCCACCTGGGCCGGCAGACTGGCCAACAGCTGGGAACCGCTGCTTAGCACCGAAGGCAAATTGGCGGGAATGTTGGTCAGGAACGACGAGGACGGCCAGCCCGTGACCAGCTGATTCCCGAAGTCCTGAAGCGCAGCCCCGATACTGCCGCCGGCGGCGATGTTCTGCGCATTGGGCGCGACGATAGTGCCCGCGAGGGATTGAGGAAGCGCCACTATCTCGGTGCCCAAGTTTTCGAGGGAAACCTCGTTGAGGAGGGCGTTGGTCAGCTGACCGGGCAGATCAAGCACGTTGGTGACCGCGCCCAACGTCTCCCCGGCGTCCCAATCAGTAATAGCCGCGCCGATGCTGCCCGAGAGCGCCGTTGTGATGGGCGTATAGGCAGTTACGAGCGGAAGGCCAATGTCGAATGAAAAGTCGGTGACAAAGTTGTTGGTAAAAGTGGACAGGTTGCTCGTGATGTATTTCGGAATTTGAAGGATACCCTCAAGCGGTAACCCGACGAATTCGAATGGATTCCGCCAGACGGCTTGCCCCCAAGCATTAAATGCAGCCGAGAAGTTACCCTTCATCCAGTCGGTGACACCAGTTGCCACTGTGCCGGCGAAGTCGTTCTTGGCACTTCCAAAGAAGTATTTGACGAAGCCGCTCGCGGCGCTTTGGTAGGCCCCGACGTAGTCGCTGGCGTATTGCACCCAGTTCGCGGAGACCTGTTGTAGTAGCGGGGCGGGAAGTTGAAGCCAGTCGTTGGCCAGTGTTTGTAGGTTGGTGCCCGCCGTCTGGAAGGTGTCGATCCAGGTTTGGAACGGGTTGACCACGCCGGCCAGCAGCGGCGGTACCGTGGCCGCGCTTGCTCCGTTGGCCAGGGAGGCGAGTTCATTCGCCACACCGGAGAACATGTCCAGTGCGCTGCTGGCGTCGCTGAGGCGCATATCGGACACACTCACCGTGGGCAGGTGTTGGGCCAGCTGAAAATCGGGCAGGTGCTGGGCCATGGTGCCTGCGGTAATGACGGCGGCGCTGGCCAGGGCGACTCCAGCGGTGATGTGGGGGCGGGCTGCGAGATCCACGACCATCTCCTTTGATCGGTGTATCGAATTCGGATGGTCAGAACGTAGCTGAGAGCAACCTGAGCTTCGGGCGAGTTCGGGTTTGATCGGTCAGGTTGATCTAGCAAACATCGAGTGCCGCAAACGCTGTGAAGTAAAGTAACCCATGCTTGTGAATTTTTTAAAAAGCCTGGAGTTAACCCCCCCCCCGAATTTTAGTTCAACGCGAAACTACCAGCGGGCGACCACACACGCATGTTTGCCACACCCCTGCAGCACGACCAGCAAACCCCTCCAACAGGGGCCTACCGGGGCCTCACTCGCCGAGCACTGTTCCCGCGGCCACTACATCCTCGTGACCGAGCCAACACGCATCTCGCCTTGCGGACCGTTGCACGCCAGGCGGGAAGCCATACCACTAACGATGGCCCCCTTCACACGTAAGGGGGCCATCGCCGTGGGTGGTCACCGGCTCGCATCGGCGACCGCCGCCGGACTTAGAGCAGCTTGAGGAGTTGCATGAGTAGCGTGCCCAGATGGGTTGCCAGGGATCCGGCCATGCCGGCCAATGTCGACGGGAGACCCGCTAGGGCCGAGGGGATGCCTTGCAGGATCGACGTCAATTGTGGGCCGAGGGTGCCGAGGCTGGCGGTCAGCGACGGCCAGCCTTTGGTCAGCGTGGTCACAAAGCCCTGAATTCCGGCCGCGAGACTGCCGCCATTGGCGATGTTTTGGGCGTTCGGCGCGACGATTGATTTTGCGATGGTTTGCGGGAGGGAGGTTAGCAAGCCGGGGGCCAGGCTGCCGAGCAATCCGGCGTTACCCGTTGTGCCGTTGATCGCGGCGTTGGTCATCTCGCCGGGGATATCGAGAATGTTGGTGATCGCGCCCAACGTCTCTCCGGCATTCCACGCGTTATAGGCCGCTACGAGGCTGTTAGAGAGCGCTGTTTTCATCTGCAGCGGGATTGCGAGGACGCCGTCGAGGACAGCGACAATCGGGGCATCGGTCAGAGTGGTGTTGGTGAAGTTAGCCAGGTTCTGCGCGATGGCGATGGGAATCTTCAGGATATTCTCGAGGGGTTCTCCGATGTTGATGATGGGGTCCTGCCAAAGGGCTTGGTAAAAAGCGGAAAGCGCTGGGGCGATCATGCCTTTTGACCAGTCGGTAATCCCACGTTGCATGACGGGAATAAAGCTCGAGGCTGTGTTGCCAAAGTAGAACTTGGCAAAGGCATTCGCGGAGGTCTGCCACGCCCCGACATACATTTGTCCGTACTCGGCCCCGTTCGCGGCGACCTGCTGCAAGATCGGGAACGGCACCTTGAGGAAGTCGTTGCCCAAATTCTGCACGTTTGTCAGTGCCGACGGGATGATGTTGATCCAGGTTTGCAGCGGGTTGACAACACCGTCGAGGACGCCCGCGGGCGTGGCGGCCGCGCTTGCCCCGCTCGCCAGGGATGCGAGCTCGCTCTCCACGCCGGCGAACAGGTCAACCGCGCTGTCGGTGACGTTAGTGAGCTGGATGTTGGCGCTTACTTCGCGCAGGTGTTGAGTCACGGACAGGTTAGGGAGGTGCTGGGTGACCGGGGCTGCGGTGAGGACAGCGGCGCTGGCCAGGGCGATGCCAGCGGTGATGTGGGGGCGGGCTGCGAGGTCCACGACCATCTCCTTTGATCGGTTGTCGGATGATGATGCTCAGAACGTAGCTGAGACCCACTTTGATCGCGGATGAGTTTGGGCTTGACAGTTGAGTTTAGTGGTGCCGGCGCAAGCTTTAGCAAATTTTATTATTTGTGGAGCATCTGCTTGTAGGATATTTTTTCAGCCTGGAGTTACCCCCCCCCCGGAATTTTAGTTCAGAGTGAAACTACCAGCGGGCTATCACGCGCGTACATTTGCCATATTGTTCGTAATTTGGTGGGAGTTCGCGGCGTGATCGAGTGCGCCGCAGTGCGGGAGGCGCCGACTTTGTTGCCCACCTATCGGCGACACGCAGTGGGCTGTCGCTCTGAGCCGGGCACATCGCGTATGCCGGCCAGCGAGTTACCGGTGGGACACATGGATTAACGCGCGACTTTGGCCCACCGCGCACCGGCCGAGGCGACATCACCGCAGCGCGGGTAGTCCACCTCGTGGACCCGCACAATCACCAGACGCTATGCACGAAGTCGGGTTCGGGCGTCCGCTCTGCGCGGCAAGCCAAAACCATTGATCACCGCTATCCGTAAGCATAAGCTTACGGTTCGTGGCGACTTACCAAGCTGGCGATGTGTGGCTGGCGCTGGCCGACGGGACGAGGCGGGCCATCGTGGAGCGTCTTGCGCACGGCCCGTCGGCCGTCGGCGAATTGGCCCGCGACCTGCCCGTCAGCAGGCCGGCCGTTTCGCAGCACCTCAAGGTGCTCAAGTCCGCCGGGCTGGTGCGCGACCGCGCCGCGGGAACGCGTCGCGTCTATCAACTCGACCCGACCGGCCTCGACGCGTTACGCGCCGACCTTGACCGGTTCTGGACGCAGGCCCTGGTCACCTACGCGCGGACCATCGACGAGACAGGAGATGCCTCATGACGCAGCCGCGGACTCCGAACGTGCGGCACCACGTCGTCGTCAACGCCCCGATCGAGCGTGCGTTCGCCGTCTTCACCGAGCGATTCGGCGACTTCAAACCCCGCGAACACAATCTGCTCGCCATGCCGATCGCCGAGACGACATTCGAACCCCGCGTGGGAGGGCACATCTATGACCGCGGCGTCGACGGCAGCGTATGCCGATGGGCGCGCGTGACGGTCTACGAGCCGCCCCACAAGCTGGTGTTCACCTGGGATATCGGCCCCACCTGGCAGCTGGAAACCGACCGGTCCAAGACCAGCGAGGTCGAGGTGCGTTTCACCGCGGAGTCCGATGGCCGCACCCGCATCGACCTCGAACACCGCCATCTGGACCGCCACGGCCCGGGCTGGGAGTCGGTCGCCGACGGCGTCGACGGCGATGCGGGCTGGCCGCTGTATCTGGGCCGCTACGCTCACCTATTCAGCGCCGGAAAATGACAGCCTCGCTGATGAGCATGGCCCGCGCCGAGCGGACCGACCTCCAAGCATTCCTGGCCACTTTGACGCCGCGGGACTGGGAGGCGCCCACCCTCTGTACTAGGTGGAGCGTCAAAGACGTTGTCGCGCATATGATCAGCTACGAAGAGCTCGGCACCCTGGGGCTGCTCAAGCGCTTCGCGAAGGGTCGGATCGTGCGGGCCAACCAGGTCGGCGTCGACGAGTTCGCCGCGCTCAGCCCGCAACAGCTGCTCGAATTTCTCGGCAACCACCTCACACCTCAAGGGTTGACGGCGGGTTTCGGCGGAATGATCGCCCTCGTCGACGGCACGATCCACCACCAGGACATCCGACGCTCGCTTGGCCGGCCACGCACGGTCCCCGCGGATCGGCTTCAGCGCGTTCTCGGCCTGATGCCGGGCAACCCCAGGCTCGGAGCGGGACGCCGGATCAGGGGACTGCGACTCCGCGCCACCGACATCGACTGGGCACACGGCCGCGGGCCCGAAGTGTCCGGCCCCGGCGAGGCGCTGCTGATGGCGATGGCCGGCCGGCCGGCGGCCCTCACGGACCTCGCCGGCCCCGGCCGCGCCACCCTGGCCGCGCGGCTGGCCAGGTAGGCGCGCCCTCGGCGGCGAGGCTGCTCGCGTCCGTACGAGAGGGCAGGTGTTGAGCCGGACGTCGGCCCTGCGTCCTCACCGCACAAAGCGGCGTCCCCTACCATCGAGCCTCGTGCCCCACGACGGTAATCAGCGATCGCAGCGGATCCCGCGGTTGATCGCCGTCGTCGCGGGAATCGCGGGATTGCTGTTGTGCGCAACCGTTCCGCTGCTTCCGGTCAAGCAGACCACCGCGGCGGTCCTGTGGCCCCAGGGCACCGCCGACGGGCACGTCACCCAGATCACCGCCCCGCTCGTGTCCGGGGCGCCGCGCGCGCTCGACATCGTTATCCCGTGCCCGGCGATGGCCACCCTGCCTCCCACCGGTGGGTTGGTGGTCTCCACCCTGCCGACCGACGGGGTGGACGCCGGCAAAAACGGGCTGTTCGTGCGCGCCGCCAAAGACGTCGTGGTCGTGGCGTTCCGGGACTCGGTGGCCGCGGTGGCGCAGCGCTCGGCGATCGCCGCCGGCGCCTGCAGCGTGCTGCACCTCTGGGCCGACGCCGGTGGGACGGGCGCGGACTTCGTCGGCATACCCGGCGCCTCCGGGCTGCTGCCGTCGGAGAAGAAACCACAGGTCGGCGGGATTTTCACCGACCTGAAGGTCCCCCAGCAGCCGGGATTGTCGGCCCGCGTCGACATCGACACCCGATTCATCACGGCACCCACCGCCCTCAAGAAGGTCGTGATGGCCGCCGGCGCGCTGGCGGTTCTGCTCGCCATCCTGGCGATGGCGGCCCTGGACCGCCGCAGCCGCGGCCGCGACACCCTGGTCAACTGGCGGTCCCCCATCGCCAGGCTCGCCCGGTACCGCCCCGTCGAGCACCGGCACGTCGGGGTCGCGGTCTGGCTTGCCGACGCCGGCGTGATCGCAACGCTGCTGCTCTGGCACGTCATCGGCGCCACCTCGTCGGACGACGGCTACAACCTGACCATTGCCCGGGTCGCGCCGAAGGCCGGCTACGTCGCCAACTATTACCGCTACTTCGGGACGACGGACGCGCCGTTCGACTGGTATCTCGGGGTGCTGTCCAAGTTGGCGGCGGTGAGCACCGCCGGCGTGTGGATGCGGCTGCCGGCCACGCTGGCCGGGATCGCGTGCTGGCTGATCATCAGCCATTGGGTGCTGCGGCGGCTGGGTCCGGGCAGGGGTGGCCTGGCCGCCAATCGCGTGGCGGTATTCACCGCGGGCGCGGTGTTCCTGGCGGCATGGTTGCCGTTCAACAACGGCCTGCGGCCCGAGCCGCTGATCGCCCTCGGCGCGCTCGTCACCTGGATGCTGGTGGAACGCGCGATCGCGCTGCGACGGCTGGCCCCGGCCGCCGTCGCGATCATCGTCGCCCTGCTCACCGCGACGCTGGCACCGCAGGGACTGATCGCCGTCGCCGCCCTACTGACCGGGGCCCGGGCCGTCGCCCAGGCGATCCGGCGGCGCCGCGCGACCGATGGCCTACTGGCGCCGCTGGCGGTGCTGGTTGCCTCGTTGTCGCTGATCACGGTGGTGGTGTTCCGCAGCCAGACGCTGGCCACGGTCGCCGAGTCGGCGCGCATCAAGTACAAGGTCGGCCCGACGATCGCCTGGTACCAGGAATGGCTGCGCTACTACTTCCTCACCGTGGAAAGCAACGCCGAGGGTTCGATGTCGCGGCGGTTCGCCGTGCTGGTGATGCTGCTGTGCCTGTTCGGGATGCTGGTGGTGCTGCTGCGCCGCGGCCGGGTTCCGGGCCTGGCGAGCGGTCCGGCGTGGCGGCTGATCGGCACCACCGCGGTCGGCCTGCTGCTACTGACGTTCACGCCGACGAAGTGGGCCGTGCAGTTCGGCGCATTCGCCGGGGTGGCCGGCGCCCTGGGCGCGGTCACCGCCTTCACGCTGGCCCGCATCGGCCTGCACAGCCGCCGCAACCTGACGCTGTACGTTACGGCGTTGCTGTTCGTGCTGGCGGTGGCGACCTCGGGTGTGAACGGCTGGTTCGACGTCAACAACTACGGCGTCCCGTGGTACGACATCCCACCGGTCGTCGCGAGTCACCCGGTGACGTCGATGTTCCTGACGCTGTCGATCCTCACCGGGCTGCTGGCCGGCTGGTATCACTTCCGCATGGACTACGCCGGGCACACCGAGGTCAAGGACAACCGGCGCAACCGCGTGCTGGCCTCCACCCCGCTGCTGGTGGTCGCGACGATCATGGTCCTCGGCGAAGTGGCCTCGCTGGCCAAGGGCGCGGTGTTCCGCTACCCGCTCTACACCACGGGCAAGGCCAACCTGGCCGCCGTGGTTTCCGGCCTTTCACCGACCAGTTGCGCCATGGCCGACGACGTCCTGGCCGAGCCGGACCCCAATGTCGGCCTGCTGCAACCGCTTCCGGGACAGGCGTTCGGGCCGTACGGGCCGCTCGGGGGCGTCAACCCCGTCGGCTTCAAACCCGAGGGCGTGGGCGACGACCTGAAGTCCGACCCGGTGGTGACCAAACCCGGGCTGGTCAACTCCGACGCTTCGCCCAACAAACCCAATGTCGCCTTCAGTGACTCCGCGGGCACCGCCGGCGGCAAGGGCCCGGTCGGCGTGAACGGGTCGCACGCGGCGCTGCCATTCGGCCTGGACCCGGCCCGCACACCGGTGATGGGCAGCTACGGCGAAAACACGCTGGCCGCGACCGCGACCTCGACCTGGTACCGGTTGCCGCCGCGCACTCCGGACCGGCCCCTGGTGGTGGTCTCGGCCGCGGGCGCGATCTGGTCGTACAAGGAGGACGGCACCTTCACCTACGGGCAGTCGCTGAAACTGCAATGGGGCGTCACCCGTCCCGACGGCACCACCCAGCCGCTGGCGGAGGTGCAGCCGATCGACATCGGACCGCAGCCGGCGTGGCGCAACCTGCGGTTCCCGTTGACGTGGGCGCCACCGGAGGCCAACGTGGCACGCATCGTCGCTTACGACCCGAACCTGAGCTCCGACCAGTGGTTCGCGTTCACGCCGCCGCGGGTGCCGGTGCTGCAGACCCTGCAGCAGCTGCTCGGATCGCGGACACCGGTGCTGATGGACATCGCGACCGCCGCGAACTTCCCCTGCCAGCGGCCGTTCTCCGAACACCTTGGCATTGCCGAACTTCCGCAATACCGCATCCTGCCCGACCACAAACAGACGGCCGCCTCGTCGAACCTGTGGCAGGCCAGCGAGACCGGCGGCCCGTTCCTGTTCACCCAGGCGCTGCTGCGCACCTCCACGATCTCGACGTACCTGCGCGGCGACTGGTACCGCGACTGGGGATCCGTGGAGCAGTACTACCGGTTGGTGCCGGCCGATCGGGCGCCGGACGCCGTCGTCGAGCGGGGTGTGATCACCGTGCCCGGCTGGAGCCGGCAGGGACCGATTAGGGCGCTCCCATGAGCGTTGTCGACGAAAAGGCGCCCACCGCGCAGCGCGAGGCCCGGAACGGTGTGCGGGTGACGCGCTGGGTCGCGACGATCGCCGGGCTGATCGGGTTCGTGTTGTCGGTCGCCACGCCGCTGCTACCCGTCGTGCAGACCACCGCAATGCTGAACTGGCCGCAGGGCGGCCAGCTGAATAACGTTACGGCACCGTTGATTTCGCTGACGCCAGTCGACATGACGGCAACCGTGCCGTGCTCGGCGGTGCGTGACCTGCCCCCCGAGGGCGGGGTCGTGCTGAGCACCGCACCCAAGAAGGGCAAGGACGCCGCGCTCAACGCGCTGTTCGTCGTCGTCAACGGCCAGCGCGTCGACGTCACCGACCGCAACGTGGTGATCGTCAGCGTTCCCCGCAGCCAGGCGGCCGGGGGCGCGGGTGCCCCCGGATGTTCCAGCATCGAGATCACCTCCACGCGCGCCGGCACCTTCGCCACCTTCGTAGGGCTGACCGATCCCGCGGGCAATCCCGTGCGTGGCGGTTACCCCGACCCCAACCTGCGCCCGCAAATCGTCGGCGTATTCACCGATCTGACCGGTCCGGCGCCTCCCGAACTGCGGCTCTCGGCGACCATCGACACGCGGTTCTCCACCACGCCGACGACGCTGAAACTGCTCGCGATGGTGGGCGCGATCGTGTCCACCATCGTCGCGCTGGTCGCGCTGTGGCGCCTCGACCAGCTGGACGGGCGCCGGATGCACCGGTTGATTCCGACCCGCTGGCGCAAGTTCACACTGGTCGACGCCACGGTGATCTTCGGGTTCCTGCTGTGGCATGTGATCGGCGCGAATTCCTCCGACGACGGCTACATCCTGGGCATGGCCCGGGTCGCCGACCACGCCGGCTACATGTCCAACTACTTCCGCTGGTTCGGCAGCCCCGAGGACCCGTTCGGCTGGTACTACAACCTGCTGGCGCTGATGACCCACGTCAGCGACGACAGCCTGTGGATGCGGTTGCCCGACCTGGTCGCCGGGCTGGTGTGCTGGCTACTGCTGTCGCGTGAGGTGCTGCCCCGGCTGGGGCCGGCGGTGACGGCGAGCAAGGCCGCGAACTGGGCGGCCGGCATGGTCCTGCTGACCGCGTGGATGCCGTTCGACAACGGCCTTCGCCCCGAGCCGATCATCGCGCTCGGTTCACTGGTCACCTGGGTGCTGATCGAGCGCTCGATGTGCTGCTCCCGGCTGACGCCGGCGGCGCTGGCCATCGTCACCGCGGCGTTCACCCTGGGCGTGCAGCCCACCGGGCTGATCGCGGTGGCCGCGCTGGTCGCCGGTGGCCGTCCGGTCCTGCGAATCTTGGTCCACCGCCATCGCCTGGTCGGCACGTGGCCGCTGGTGGCCCCGCTGCTGGCGGCCGGTTCCGTCATCCTCACCGTGGTGTTCGCCGACCAGACTCTGCGGGCGGTGTTGGAAGCCACCAGGATTCGCAACGAGATCGGGCCCAGCCAGGCGTGGTACACCGAGAACCTGCGCTACTACTACCTCATCCTGCCCACCGTCGACGGCTCACTGTCGCGGCGATTCGGCTTTCTCATCACCGCGCTCTGCCTGTTCACCGCGATGTTTATCATGTTGCGGCGCAAGCGAATTCCCGGTGTGGCCCGCGGGCCGGCGTGGCGGCTGATGGGCGTCATCTTCGCCACCATGTTCTTCCTGATGTTCACCCCCACGAAGTGGGTGCACCACTTCGGGCTGTTCGCCGCGGTGGGTGCGGCGATGGCCGCGCTGACCACGGTCCTGGTCTCGCCGAAGGTGCTGCGCTGGTCGCGTAACCGGATGGCGTTTTTGGCGGCCCTGTTGTTCTTGATGGCGCTGTGCTTCGCCACCACCAACGGCTGGTGGTACGTCTCCAGCTACGGCGTGCCGTTCAACAGCACCATGCCGAAAATCGGCGGAATCACCATCAGCACAATCTTTTTCGTACTGTTCGCGATCGCCGCGCTCTACGCGGTCTGGTTGCACTTCGCGTCCCGAGACCACGGCGAGGGCCGTCTGGCCCGGGCGGCGACGGTGTCTTTCTGGGCACCCGTGCCCATAGCGGCCGGGTTCATGGCGCTGGTGTTCGTCGCGTCGATGGTGGCCGGGATCGTCCGTCAGTACCCGACCTACTCCAACGGCTGGGCCAACCTGCGGGAATTCGCCGGGGGCTGCGGCCTGGCAGATGACGTGCTCGTCGAGCCGGACAGCAACGCCGGCTATATGGCGCCTCTCAAAACAGGAGAGCCCGGCGATTACGGCCCGCTGGGGCCGCTGGGCGGGGTCGGCCCGGTCGGATTCACGCCCAACGGGGTGCCGGAACACACCGTCGCCGAGGCGGTTCGGATGACGCCCAACCAGCCCGGCACCGACTACGACTGGGATGCGCCGACCAAGCTGGCGGCGCCGGGCATCAACGGGTCGCTGGTGCCGCTGCCGTACGGCCTCGACCCGGGCCGGGTCCCGCTGGCCGGCAGCTACACGACCGGGCCGCAACAGCAGAGCAGGCTGACGTCGGCGTGGTACCGGCTGCCCAGGCCGGACGACGGGCACCCCCTGGTGGTGGTGACGGCCGCCGGCAAGATCGCGGGCAACAGCGTGCTACACCAGCACACCAACGGGCAGACCGTCGTGCTGGAGTACGGCAAGCCCGGCCCCGGAGCCGACATCGTGCCGGCCGGGCGGCTGGTGCCCTACGACCTGTACGGGGAACAGCCGAAAGTCTGGCGCAACCTGCGTTTCGCCCGCTCCCAGATGCCCGCGGACGCGACGGCGGTCCGCGTGGTGGCCGAGGACCTGTCCCTGACGCCGGAAGACTGGATCGCGGTGACCCCGCCGCGGGTGCCCGAGCTGCGCTCGCTGCAGGAGTACGTCGGCTCGTCGCAACCGGTGCTGCTGGACTGGGCGGTCGGGCTGGCCTTCCCCTGCCAACAG
The nucleotide sequence above comes from Mycobacterium malmoense. Encoded proteins:
- a CDS encoding maleylpyruvate isomerase family mycothiol-dependent enzyme, with translation MTASLMSMARAERTDLQAFLATLTPRDWEAPTLCTRWSVKDVVAHMISYEELGTLGLLKRFAKGRIVRANQVGVDEFAALSPQQLLEFLGNHLTPQGLTAGFGGMIALVDGTIHHQDIRRSLGRPRTVPADRLQRVLGLMPGNPRLGAGRRIRGLRLRATDIDWAHGRGPEVSGPGEALLMAMAGRPAALTDLAGPGRATLAARLAR
- the embB gene encoding arabinosyltransferase EmbB, with protein sequence MSVVDEKAPTAQREARNGVRVTRWVATIAGLIGFVLSVATPLLPVVQTTAMLNWPQGGQLNNVTAPLISLTPVDMTATVPCSAVRDLPPEGGVVLSTAPKKGKDAALNALFVVVNGQRVDVTDRNVVIVSVPRSQAAGGAGAPGCSSIEITSTRAGTFATFVGLTDPAGNPVRGGYPDPNLRPQIVGVFTDLTGPAPPELRLSATIDTRFSTTPTTLKLLAMVGAIVSTIVALVALWRLDQLDGRRMHRLIPTRWRKFTLVDATVIFGFLLWHVIGANSSDDGYILGMARVADHAGYMSNYFRWFGSPEDPFGWYYNLLALMTHVSDDSLWMRLPDLVAGLVCWLLLSREVLPRLGPAVTASKAANWAAGMVLLTAWMPFDNGLRPEPIIALGSLVTWVLIERSMCCSRLTPAALAIVTAAFTLGVQPTGLIAVAALVAGGRPVLRILVHRHRLVGTWPLVAPLLAAGSVILTVVFADQTLRAVLEATRIRNEIGPSQAWYTENLRYYYLILPTVDGSLSRRFGFLITALCLFTAMFIMLRRKRIPGVARGPAWRLMGVIFATMFFLMFTPTKWVHHFGLFAAVGAAMAALTTVLVSPKVLRWSRNRMAFLAALLFLMALCFATTNGWWYVSSYGVPFNSTMPKIGGITISTIFFVLFAIAALYAVWLHFASRDHGEGRLARAATVSFWAPVPIAAGFMALVFVASMVAGIVRQYPTYSNGWANLREFAGGCGLADDVLVEPDSNAGYMAPLKTGEPGDYGPLGPLGGVGPVGFTPNGVPEHTVAEAVRMTPNQPGTDYDWDAPTKLAAPGINGSLVPLPYGLDPGRVPLAGSYTTGPQQQSRLTSAWYRLPRPDDGHPLVVVTAAGKIAGNSVLHQHTNGQTVVLEYGKPGPGADIVPAGRLVPYDLYGEQPKVWRNLRFARSQMPADATAVRVVAEDLSLTPEDWIAVTPPRVPELRSLQEYVGSSQPVLLDWAVGLAFPCQQPMLHVNGVTEIPKFRITPDYSAKKMDTDTWEDGTNGGLLGITDLLLRAHVMSTYLSRDWGRDWGSLRKFDTLVNAEPAQLDLGTATRSGWWSPGEIRIKP
- a CDS encoding arabinosyltransferase domain-containing protein; its protein translation is MPHDGNQRSQRIPRLIAVVAGIAGLLLCATVPLLPVKQTTAAVLWPQGTADGHVTQITAPLVSGAPRALDIVIPCPAMATLPPTGGLVVSTLPTDGVDAGKNGLFVRAAKDVVVVAFRDSVAAVAQRSAIAAGACSVLHLWADAGGTGADFVGIPGASGLLPSEKKPQVGGIFTDLKVPQQPGLSARVDIDTRFITAPTALKKVVMAAGALAVLLAILAMAALDRRSRGRDTLVNWRSPIARLARYRPVEHRHVGVAVWLADAGVIATLLLWHVIGATSSDDGYNLTIARVAPKAGYVANYYRYFGTTDAPFDWYLGVLSKLAAVSTAGVWMRLPATLAGIACWLIISHWVLRRLGPGRGGLAANRVAVFTAGAVFLAAWLPFNNGLRPEPLIALGALVTWMLVERAIALRRLAPAAVAIIVALLTATLAPQGLIAVAALLTGARAVAQAIRRRRATDGLLAPLAVLVASLSLITVVVFRSQTLATVAESARIKYKVGPTIAWYQEWLRYYFLTVESNAEGSMSRRFAVLVMLLCLFGMLVVLLRRGRVPGLASGPAWRLIGTTAVGLLLLTFTPTKWAVQFGAFAGVAGALGAVTAFTLARIGLHSRRNLTLYVTALLFVLAVATSGVNGWFDVNNYGVPWYDIPPVVASHPVTSMFLTLSILTGLLAGWYHFRMDYAGHTEVKDNRRNRVLASTPLLVVATIMVLGEVASLAKGAVFRYPLYTTGKANLAAVVSGLSPTSCAMADDVLAEPDPNVGLLQPLPGQAFGPYGPLGGVNPVGFKPEGVGDDLKSDPVVTKPGLVNSDASPNKPNVAFSDSAGTAGGKGPVGVNGSHAALPFGLDPARTPVMGSYGENTLAATATSTWYRLPPRTPDRPLVVVSAAGAIWSYKEDGTFTYGQSLKLQWGVTRPDGTTQPLAEVQPIDIGPQPAWRNLRFPLTWAPPEANVARIVAYDPNLSSDQWFAFTPPRVPVLQTLQQLLGSRTPVLMDIATAANFPCQRPFSEHLGIAELPQYRILPDHKQTAASSNLWQASETGGPFLFTQALLRTSTISTYLRGDWYRDWGSVEQYYRLVPADRAPDAVVERGVITVPGWSRQGPIRALP
- a CDS encoding ArsR/SmtB family transcription factor, which translates into the protein MATYQAGDVWLALADGTRRAIVERLAHGPSAVGELARDLPVSRPAVSQHLKVLKSAGLVRDRAAGTRRVYQLDPTGLDALRADLDRFWTQALVTYARTIDETGDAS
- a CDS encoding SRPBCC family protein, with product MTQPRTPNVRHHVVVNAPIERAFAVFTERFGDFKPREHNLLAMPIAETTFEPRVGGHIYDRGVDGSVCRWARVTVYEPPHKLVFTWDIGPTWQLETDRSKTSEVEVRFTAESDGRTRIDLEHRHLDRHGPGWESVADGVDGDAGWPLYLGRYAHLFSAGK